The Acidimicrobiales bacterium DNA segment TCGGCGGTGACCCCGACAACGTGACCGTGTTCGGCGAATCGGGGGGTGGCGCCAAGGTCAGCGTGCTGATGGGCATGCCCGAGGCCGAGGGCCTGTTCCATCGGGCCATCGTGCAGAGCGGCGTGCACCTCCACGCCCAGAGCCCCGAACAGGCCACCGCCAACGCCACCAAGCTGATGGAGCAGCTCGACCTCGCGCCCGACCAGGTCGACCAGCTCACGACGATGCCGTTCGAACACCTCACCGAGGCACTTGCCCGCCTCGCGCCCCGCACCTGGGGTGAGGTGGCGTTCAACCCCGTGGCCGATGGTGTGAACCTCCCCCGCTCCCCGTGGCTCCCCGACGCCCCCGAGTGCTCGGCCCAGGTCCCGATGATCATCTCGTCGACCCGCACCGAGACCACTCGGAGCTGTTCTGGCTGATCACCAGCGACATCTACTCGCGCATGCCCGGCTGGACCCAGGCCGACCGCAAGGCCGATCAGGGTGGGGCACCCGTATGGGTGTGCGAGGTGCACTGGGACTCACCGGTGCAGGGCGGCAAGTGGGGGGCGCCTCACACCGTCGACATCCCGCTGGTGTTCGACAACGTCGCCAAGGTGAAGTCCTTCGCCAAGGACACACCGGAGGCTCGCGAGGTGGCGGCGCAGATGTCGCAGGCTTGGATCGCGTTCGCCCGCGCCGGCGACCCCAACCACGCCGGCATCCCCGACCGGCCGTCCTACCGAACCGGCCAGCCGGTGACGATGCTCTTCGACCTGCCGCCTCGCGTCGAAGCGGGTTGGCGAGCCGCCGAGCGCGAGGTTCTCGCCCCGCTTCCCCTCCGGCAGACGAACCGCTGACGAGCCGGGGCCCTGGGGGAGCGGGGCCGATCGGGATCAGTCGACGACGGGCAGGCGCAGGTTCGGCGCGGCGCCCAGGTCGAGCGGGGAGGGTCCGTCGACCTTGAGGCGGTACCACCCGGTGGCCGCGACCATGGCCGCGTTGTCGGTGCACATCGACCGGCTCGGCACATAGGCCTGGAACCCGTCGTCCACGCACGCCGACAGCAGCCGCTCCCGCAGCTGCGAGTTGGCGGCGACACCACCGCCGAGGCCGAGGCTCTTGGCCCCCACGTCGTGGCCCGCTCGCTGCACCTTGGCGACCAAGGTGTCGACCATCGCCGCCTGGAAGGAGGCGGCGATGTCGGCGGTGGGGGTGTCGGGGTGCTTGCGCACGTGGTTGACCACCGCGGTCTTGATGCCGCTGAACGAGAAGTCGTAGCCGTTGTCGATCATCGGACGGGTGAACGCCACCGCTTCGGGATCGCCCTCCATGGCGAGCGAATCGATCGCGGGACCACCCGGATAACCGAGCCCCAGGAAACGGGCGACCTTGTCGAAGGCCTCGCCTGCCGCATCGTCGAGCGTCTCGCCGAGCACGTGGTAGCGCCCGTGGTCCTCCCAGTGCACCAACATCGTGTGACCGCCCGACACCATCAACACCACCGAGGGCAGCTCGAGATCGGGCTCCTCGAGGAACGCCGCATGCAAGTGGGCCTCGAGGTGGTTGACCGCCACGAACGGCACGTCCCACACCAGGGCGAGCGACTTCGCCGTGCTGACCCCGACCAGCAGCGCGCCGACCAGGCCCGGTCCGTAGGTGGCCGCAACGGCATCGAGCTCGTCGGGTTCGAGACCGGCAGACAGCATCGCCTCGGCCACCACGGGGGTGAGCAGCTCGACGTGGGCGCGGCTGGCGATCTCGGGCACGACTCCACCGAAGCGGGCGTGCAGGTCGACCTGGCTGGACACCACCGACGACAGCACCTCGCGTCCGTCGACCACGACTGCCGCCGCGGTCTCGTCGCAGGAGGTCTCGATCCCGAGCACCACCGAACCGTTCACCGACGTGTACCTCCCTGCG contains these protein-coding regions:
- a CDS encoding carboxylesterase family protein, with product MLGPGPDDHLVDPHRDHSELFWLITSDIYSRMPGWTQADRKADQGGAPVWVCEVHWDSPVQGGKWGAPHTVDIPLVFDNVAKVKSFAKDTPEAREVAAQMSQAWIAFARAGDPNHAGIPDRPSYRTGQPVTMLFDLPPRVEAGWRAAEREVLAPLPLRQTNR
- the tsaD gene encoding tRNA (adenosine(37)-N6)-threonylcarbamoyltransferase complex transferase subunit TsaD, which gives rise to MNGSVVLGIETSCDETAAAVVVDGREVLSSVVSSQVDLHARFGGVVPEIASRAHVELLTPVVAEAMLSAGLEPDELDAVAATYGPGLVGALLVGVSTAKSLALVWDVPFVAVNHLEAHLHAAFLEEPDLELPSVVLMVSGGHTMLVHWEDHGRYHVLGETLDDAAGEAFDKVARFLGLGYPGGPAIDSLAMEGDPEAVAFTRPMIDNGYDFSFSGIKTAVVNHVRKHPDTPTADIAASFQAAMVDTLVAKVQRAGHDVGAKSLGLGGGVAANSQLRERLLSACVDDGFQAYVPSRSMCTDNAAMVAATGWYRLKVDGPSPLDLGAAPNLRLPVVD